The Cyanobacteriota bacterium genome segment ATTTGGCTCTGAGGCTTACTCCAAGGTTATTTGCGAGGTTATTTGCCGCTGTAGAGTTATGTTGCTGGTTGACTGACAAGTCTTTTGTGGCTGGGTCGAATAAGGTGAAATTCAACGCCAGTCCATGTTCTACTGGGTTACACGTTGCCAATCTAACCCATAAGAGAACAGAAGTTTCAAGAGTTTTATCAAGCAACCGAGCTGTGCTGTAGCGTAGCTGGTTTCTCGATCGGTCTTCCTAATGGATGATATAGCCAGTCTGTATAGCGGTTTGTGGAGATGACCATCCGCTTCAGTCCCACTCCGTGCGACACTGAGATTACGTACAGAAAGGTGTCTGACGTATCTGGGCGTAATGGAGGTAGCCAATGATGGAGCCAGTTTCCAGACCGAGAGATGTGCAGGTATTGCCAATTGCACCGGAAACGACAGCGCTACGATCGCGAAGTTGGAAGCGCTTGCGCTTTGAAATTGAATATGCTCTAGAGCGCGGAACTACAGCCAATTCATTCTTGATTCAGGCTGATCGGGTAGCACTGATTGACCCACCCGGTGAGACGTTCACTGAAATTTATTTGACAGAACTACAACAGCGGCTGGATTTGAAGTCTTTGGACTACATCATCTTAGGTCATGTAAATCCTAACCGCATGGTGACACTAAAGGCCATCTTAGAGATTACTGACCGTGTTACGTTTATCTGCTCAAATCCAGCAGCGATCACACTGCGCAATGGGCTAGCGGAACAGGCTCCAATGATTCGTGTTGCGCGGGGAGATGAAACGCTGGACTTGGGACTAGGCCATCATCTTCAGTTTATTCCTACACCAAACCCACGCTATCCTGATAGTCTCTGCACCTATGACTCTAGAAGTAATATCCTCTACACAGATAAATTATTTGGAGCGCATATTTGTGGGGATCAGGTCTTTGATGAGGGTTGGGCTGTCTGGTTGGAGGATCGTCGCTATTATTTTGACTGCTTGATGGCTCCCCATGCACGGCATGTAGAAACAGCTCTAGAAAAGCTGACCAGCACAGTTCCCCAACTGGCTAGGTTTGGTCGTCAGCCATTGAAGACGGAGCAGACTGGTCAAGATTCTTCCCCATCTGCGTTTGCAGCTTCTTTACCCCTGGCAACAGCCTCTTCGCCACCTCTGTTAATTGCCCCTGGGCATGGCCCTCTGGTGAGATATGGGCTAGCTGATGTCATTAAAGTCTATTGGCAATGGAGTCAACAGCAGCGATCGCAAGAGTTATCCGTAGCGTTATTGTATGCTTCTGCCTATGGCAACACCACCACTATGGCACAGGCGATCGCTAGGGGAATTACCAAAGCAGGGGTAGCCGTAGAGTCGATTAACTGTGAAGTTGCAGAGCCGGCTGAAATCCAAGCAGTGATTGAGAAGGCGAGTGGGTTTATTATTGGCTCGCCTACATTGGGGGGACATGTGCCAACACCTGTGCAAACAGCCTTAGGTATCATTTTGTCTACAGCAAGTAAGACCAAGCTAGCGGGAGTGTTTGGTTCGTTTGGCTGGAGTGGGGAGGCGATCGATATCATCTATAGTAAACTCCGTGATGCAGGCTATAGTTTTGGATTTGAACCCATTCGCGTTAAATTTAAGCCAACCGAAGCCACCCTCCAGATGTGTGAGCAGACTGGCACCGATTTTGCCCAAAGCTTGAAAAAGGCGAAGAAAGTCCGCACAGCCAACCAGCCTGCCAGCAATGTTGAGCAAGCAGTAGGTCGATTGGTAGGTTCCCTATGCATCCTTACTGTTCGCCATGGAGAAGTCAGTGGTGCTATGTTGGCATCGTGGGTATCTCAAGCTACTTTCAATCCACCAGGAGTGATGGTGGCTATTGCTAAAGACCGCGCAATTGAGTCGCTGATTTATCCAGGAAGCCGCTTCGTGCTTAATATTCTAGCTGAAGGCAAGCACATTCCGCTGATGAAGCAGTTTTTGAAACCATTTCAGCCAGGGGAGGATCGGTTTGCTGGGGTGGCGACTCAGGAAACAGATAACGGTAACTTGATTTTGACAGATGCTCTGGCTTGGCTGGAATGTCGAGCTGACCAACGCATGGAGTGTGGGGATCATTGGCTAGTATACGCGATCGCTGAGACTGGCAATGTTCTGCTAGCTGATGCCCTCACTGCTGTTCACCATCGCAAAACAGGCATGAAATACTAGCGAGACAGACTATCTAGGCAAAGGCTAGGCAAAGGAGTAGTTACGTCTGTACCCTGTTCCTCTTACCTCTTGACTGCTACAGCTCTTTAAGCGAGGGTAATCAGATGCTTAGCAATTCGTTGGGCAGCACCGGGAGCACCCATGCGCAGGTAGCCATTTTGGGCAATGGCGTGGAGACCATCAGCATTACTCAATAACCGTTGCAGCGCTGGAGCAACAGCTTCAGGGTTAGGTGCTAGGGTAACTGAACAACCTAACAGCCGATTCTGGGCTTGGGCAAAGGCTAAAGTAAACTGAGGGCCTCGTCCCGGCATAGTAATCGCAGGCTTGCCAAGACCAACAAATTGCTCTGTCGCTGTGCCAGTCATGGCGATTGCCACGTCGGCTTGTTGGGCACAGACAGTAAACGCTGTAGATAACTCTAGGTGGATATTGGGATTCAAGGTATGGTGAAATTCTGTTGATGAACCTTGATTAGCTTGCCAGTTCATCGTCACTAGCGTTGTGGCGAGTTCGGCTAGTGAGAGGCTGGGGGCGATTGCTGCTAGACAGCGAAGCGCACGATCCGGCGCAGTGTCAATAACACCTTGCACAGCCTGGAGAATTTGTCGCCAGTTAGCATAGGCTTCTGGAATCCGAGAACCAGGCAAGAGTAGCAGTGTCAAGCAATTGGGAGGGGCACTAGTGTCAGCAGAGGCAGCATCAAAACCATCCATCATGGGGTTACCAAGATCAATTGCTGGGATACTATAGCGCTGTAAAGTAGTGGTAGTGAGGCGATCGCGGGGATACACTGCCTTGCAGTTGGGGCGATTCATAAGCCAACGCTCCCAGGGTAAGTACACCCCTCCTAGACAATATTCCAGCCGCTCAAACCAGGGTAAGTTGGGGTGGATGCCAGTCTCTTCGTCGCGGAGATGATAGTCAGACTTGGCCGTGGCTACTAGGGCATAGGGAGCACCGCTTAGCCATGCTAGCACTAGGGGCACAATATCCCCAACTGCCAAAATGAATCCACCAACGGCTGCCCAGGCTTTGACGGCTCGTAGCTGAGCCAGCGTAAGCTGCACTAACCCTGCTTGCATATCGCGCACTAATTGGCGGCCATCTTGATTGACAAACCCACCAGAGGGCATGGTTTGCACAGGCCCTA includes the following:
- a CDS encoding diflavin flavoprotein, with protein sequence MMEPVSRPRDVQVLPIAPETTALRSRSWKRLRFEIEYALERGTTANSFLIQADRVALIDPPGETFTEIYLTELQQRLDLKSLDYIILGHVNPNRMVTLKAILEITDRVTFICSNPAAITLRNGLAEQAPMIRVARGDETLDLGLGHHLQFIPTPNPRYPDSLCTYDSRSNILYTDKLFGAHICGDQVFDEGWAVWLEDRRYYFDCLMAPHARHVETALEKLTSTVPQLARFGRQPLKTEQTGQDSSPSAFAASLPLATASSPPLLIAPGHGPLVRYGLADVIKVYWQWSQQQRSQELSVALLYASAYGNTTTMAQAIARGITKAGVAVESINCEVAEPAEIQAVIEKASGFIIGSPTLGGHVPTPVQTALGIILSTASKTKLAGVFGSFGWSGEAIDIIYSKLRDAGYSFGFEPIRVKFKPTEATLQMCEQTGTDFAQSLKKAKKVRTANQPASNVEQAVGRLVGSLCILTVRHGEVSGAMLASWVSQATFNPPGVMVAIAKDRAIESLIYPGSRFVLNILAEGKHIPLMKQFLKPFQPGEDRFAGVATQETDNGNLILTDALAWLECRADQRMECGDHWLVYAIAETGNVLLADALTAVHHRKTGMKY
- a CDS encoding lipid-A-disaccharide synthase-related protein, which codes for MQKLLCLSNGHGEDEIACRIATALQQQPNPPELAGLPIVGVGHAYRQAGITIVGPVQTMPSGGFVNQDGRQLVRDMQAGLVQLTLAQLRAVKAWAAVGGFILAVGDIVPLVLAWLSGAPYALVATAKSDYHLRDEETGIHPNLPWFERLEYCLGGVYLPWERWLMNRPNCKAVYPRDRLTTTTLQRYSIPAIDLGNPMMDGFDAASADTSAPPNCLTLLLLPGSRIPEAYANWRQILQAVQGVIDTAPDRALRCLAAIAPSLSLAELATTLVTMNWQANQGSSTEFHHTLNPNIHLELSTAFTVCAQQADVAIAMTGTATEQFVGLGKPAITMPGRGPQFTLAFAQAQNRLLGCSVTLAPNPEAVAPALQRLLSNADGLHAIAQNGYLRMGAPGAAQRIAKHLITLA